One part of the Bicyclus anynana chromosome 8, ilBicAnyn1.1, whole genome shotgun sequence genome encodes these proteins:
- the LOC128198325 gene encoding uncharacterized protein LOC128198325 isoform X8, translating into MGDAKIKELTKLRGSVKGKLTIFQNYLNSFDDSNHDDLTENQVNELECRLNKVDSLHVEFDKFQTELEMLSEDPSQLFSEREEFDQKYFSLVASARTIMNRSRRQLHRRLSVSETSEGSVSRDGGFRDFVRLPKISLPFFNGEKMENWLEFRDTYLSLIHNCSTIALVNVVGVDGRLHTARALLDNGATAHYVTQHLCEKLGLARKNVSSTVTVKAVHLELVTDLTKEAFLAAFFRFISRHGKPLTVTSDNSTTFLGASNDISNFFTHLSEDIKADLSTHGINFKTIPPYTPHMGGLWESAVKSVKHHLKRILNLTHLTYEEMATCLAQIEAILNSRPLTPLSSDPSDLSCLTPAHFLIGRPLLSVPRPPVSDAKLSALDRYQRIEKLKQHFWDRFSIEYISLLQQRTRWQSASPDLQLGSLVLIKERGQPPLLWLLGRIVKLHSGRDGVSRVAEIQTRRGLITRAYNNICPLPI; encoded by the exons atgggtgatgcaaaaataaaagaattgacAAAACTTCGCGGTAGTGTTAAGGGGAagctaacaatttttcaaaattatttaaacagctTTGATGATAGTAATCATGATGATTTAACTGAAAATCAAGTTAATGAGCTTGAGTGCCGGTTAAATAAAGTAGACAGCTTGCATGTTGAATTCGATAAATTTCAGACGGAACTCGAAATGTTATCAGAAGATCCAAGTCAACTATTTTCTGAGCGTGAGGAATTTGAccaaaagtatttttcattGGTAGCATCCGCAAGAACAATTATGAACAGGAGCAGACGTCAACTGCATCGGAGACTTTCTGTGTCCGAGACTAGTGAAGGGAGCGTAAGCAGAGATGGAGGGTTTCGAGATTTCGTTCGTTTACCTAAAATCTCCCTTCCCTTCTTCAATGgtgaaaaaatggaaaattggcTGGAGTTCAGAGATACCTACCTGTCTCTAATTCATAATTGTTCAACCATTG CCTTGGTGAACGTGGTCGGCGTGGACGGCAGATTGCACACCGCACGCGCTCTTCTCGACAATGGTGCTACTGCGCACTATGTCACACAACACCTCTGTGAGAAGCTGGGTTTGGCACGAAAAAACGTAAGCTCCACTGTGACAG TTAAGGCTGTACACTTGGAGCTCGTCACAGACCTTACTAAAGAGGCCTTCCTCGCTGCATTCTTTAGGTTTATCAGTCGCCATGGAAAGCCATTGACTGTGACGTCAGATAACTCCACAACGTTCCTTGGAGCCAGTAACGATATATCCAACTTTTTCACACATCTGTCCGAAGACATTAAAGCTGATTTGAGTACCCAtggaattaattttaaaaccatACCTCCTTATACTCCTCATATGGGCGGACTATGGGAGAGCGCGGTCAAATCGGTAAAGCATCATTTAAAgcggattttaaatttaacacacTTAACCTATGAGGAGATGGCAACATGCCTTGCTCAAATTGAAGCTATCCTTAATTCCAGACCGCTGACACCTCTTTCTTCCGATCCTTCAGACCTCTCATGTTTAACTCCAGCTCACTTTCTAATTGGACGACCACTTTTATCTGTTCCTCGTCCTCCTGTCAGCGACGCCAAGCTCAGCGCCTTGGACCGCTACCAGAGGATTGAGAAGCTGAAGCAACACTTCTGGGATCGGTTCTCAATAGAATATATATCTCTTCTTCAGCAACGTACCCGATGGCAGTCAGCGAGTCCGGATTTGCAGCTGGGCAGCTTGGTTCTTATTAAGGAAAGGGGCCAGCCGCCTCTTCTGTGGTTGCTCGGACGAATAGTCAAGTTGCACTCGGGCAGAGACGGAGTTTCGCGAGTAGCCGAGATCCAGACCAGGAGAGGCCTAATCACTCGGGCCTATAATAACATCTGCCCACTGCCTATTTGA
- the LOC128198325 gene encoding uncharacterized protein LOC128198325 isoform X1: MGDAKIKELTKLRGSVKGKLTIFQNYLNSFDDSNHDDLTENQVNELECRLNKVDSLHVEFDKFQTELEMLSEDPSQLFSEREEFDQKYFSLVASARTIMNRSRRQLHRRLSVSETSEGSVSRDGGFRDFVRLPKISLPFFNGEKMENWLEFRDTYLSLIHNCSTIGNINKFHYLRAALKGSALTVIQSLEFTAKNYDVAWQLLSSRYHNERILVNIHVNALLNFTQIQKESGKILRNLVDTVNRNLCALNSLGQPTDHWDTLIIHLMSRKLDSVTFRHWEEHRNSITTSPTLKQFLTFLTNRADLLDTIQLEDTKREDTSQLNNFTQNTKNTIYNKTKNTKNVISCPMCKQNHFLFSCAEFRKLSVNTRLEKVKDFAVCKNCLRPGHKDRFCRLTHCKYCNLKHSSLLHKDTEQETVVALSSSITASDKPLTLLSTALVNVVGVDGRLHTARALLDNGATAHYVTQHLCEKLGLARKNVSSTVTVKAVHLELVTDLTKEAFLAAFFRFISRHGKPLTVTSDNSTTFLGASNDISNFFTHLSEDIKADLSTHGINFKTIPPYTPHMGGLWESAVKSVKHHLKRILNLTHLTYEEMATCLAQIEAILNSRPLTPLSSDPSDLSCLTPAHFLIGRPLLSVPRPPVSDAKLSALDRYQRIEKLKQHFWDRFSIEYISLLQQRTRWQSASPDLQLGSLVLIKERGQPPLLWLLGRIVKLHSGRDGVSRVAEIQTRRGLITRAYNNICPLPI; this comes from the exons atgggtgatgcaaaaataaaagaattgacAAAACTTCGCGGTAGTGTTAAGGGGAagctaacaatttttcaaaattatttaaacagctTTGATGATAGTAATCATGATGATTTAACTGAAAATCAAGTTAATGAGCTTGAGTGCCGGTTAAATAAAGTAGACAGCTTGCATGTTGAATTCGATAAATTTCAGACGGAACTCGAAATGTTATCAGAAGATCCAAGTCAACTATTTTCTGAGCGTGAGGAATTTGAccaaaagtatttttcattGGTAGCATCCGCAAGAACAATTATGAACAGGAGCAGACGTCAACTGCATCGGAGACTTTCTGTGTCCGAGACTAGTGAAGGGAGCGTAAGCAGAGATGGAGGGTTTCGAGATTTCGTTCGTTTACCTAAAATCTCCCTTCCCTTCTTCAATGgtgaaaaaatggaaaattggcTGGAGTTCAGAGATACCTACCTGTCTCTAATTCATAATTGTTCAACCATTGGtaatatcaataaatttcaCTATTTAAGAGCAGCATTAAAAGGCAGTGCCTTAACTGTAATACAAAGTCTTGAATTCACAGCAAAAAATTATGACGTTGCTTGGCAATTGCTTTCTAGTAGGTACCATAACGAACGCATTTTAGTAAATATACATGTTAACGCTTTATTAAATTTCACACAAATTCAAAAAGAGTCtggtaaaatattaagaaatttaGTCGATACCGTTAATCGAAATTTATGTGCATTAAATAGTTTAGGTCAACCCACCGATCATTGGGATACcttaataatacatttaatgAGTAGAAAGTTAGACAGTGTCACCTTTCGTCACTGGGAGGAACACCGGAATTCAATAACGACTTCACcaacattaaaacaatttttaacttttttaacaaaTCGAGCAGACTTGTTAGATACAATACAGTTGGAAGATACAAAAAGAGAAGATACatcacaattaaataatttcacacaaaacacaaaaaacacaatttacaacaaaacaaaaaacacaaaaaatgtaatttcatGTCCTATGTGTaaacaaaatcattttttatttagctGTGCGGAATTTCGAAAGTTAAGTGTTAATACACGGTTAGAAAAAGTAAAAGATTTCGCAGTCTGTAAAAATTGCTTACGGCCTGGACACAAAGACAGATTCTGTCGATTAACTCACTGCAAATATTGTAATTTGAAGCACAGTAGTCTTCTACACAAAGATACTGAACAGGAAACTGTCGTAGCTTTGTCGTCGTCTATAACAGCTAGTGACAAGCCTCTTACATTACTTTCCACAGCCTTGGTGAACGTGGTCGGCGTGGACGGCAGATTGCACACCGCACGCGCTCTTCTCGACAATGGTGCTACTGCGCACTATGTCACACAACACCTCTGTGAGAAGCTGGGTTTGGCACGAAAAAACGTAAGCTCCACTGTGACAG TTAAGGCTGTACACTTGGAGCTCGTCACAGACCTTACTAAAGAGGCCTTCCTCGCTGCATTCTTTAGGTTTATCAGTCGCCATGGAAAGCCATTGACTGTGACGTCAGATAACTCCACAACGTTCCTTGGAGCCAGTAACGATATATCCAACTTTTTCACACATCTGTCCGAAGACATTAAAGCTGATTTGAGTACCCAtggaattaattttaaaaccatACCTCCTTATACTCCTCATATGGGCGGACTATGGGAGAGCGCGGTCAAATCGGTAAAGCATCATTTAAAgcggattttaaatttaacacacTTAACCTATGAGGAGATGGCAACATGCCTTGCTCAAATTGAAGCTATCCTTAATTCCAGACCGCTGACACCTCTTTCTTCCGATCCTTCAGACCTCTCATGTTTAACTCCAGCTCACTTTCTAATTGGACGACCACTTTTATCTGTTCCTCGTCCTCCTGTCAGCGACGCCAAGCTCAGCGCCTTGGACCGCTACCAGAGGATTGAGAAGCTGAAGCAACACTTCTGGGATCGGTTCTCAATAGAATATATATCTCTTCTTCAGCAACGTACCCGATGGCAGTCAGCGAGTCCGGATTTGCAGCTGGGCAGCTTGGTTCTTATTAAGGAAAGGGGCCAGCCGCCTCTTCTGTGGTTGCTCGGACGAATAGTCAAGTTGCACTCGGGCAGAGACGGAGTTTCGCGAGTAGCCGAGATCCAGACCAGGAGAGGCCTAATCACTCGGGCCTATAATAACATCTGCCCACTGCCTATTTGA
- the LOC128198325 gene encoding uncharacterized protein LOC128198325 isoform X3 — protein MGDAKIKELTKLRGSVKGKLTIFQNYLNSFDDSNHDDLTENQVNELECRLNKVDSLHVEFDKFQTELEMLSEDPSQLFSEREEFDQKYFSLVASARTIMNRSRRQLHRRLSVSETSEGSVSRDGGFRDFVRLPKISLPFFNGEKMENWLEFRDTYLSLIHNCSTIGNINKFHYLRAALKGSALTVIQSLEFTAKNYDVAWQLLSSRYHNERILVNIHVNALLNFTQIQKESGKILRNLVDTVNRNLCALNSLGQPTDHWDTLIIHLMSRKLDSVTFRHWEEHRNSITTSPTLKQFLTFLTNRADLLDTIQLEDTKREDTSQLNNFTQNTKNTIYNKTKNTKNVISCPMCKQNHFLFSCAEFRKLSVNTRLEKVKDFAVCKNCLRPGHKDRFCRLTHCKYCNLKHSSLLHKDTEQETVVALSSSITASDKPLTLLSTALVNVVGVDGRLHTARALLDNGATAHYVTQHLCEKLGLARKNVSSTVTDASERAYGTCIYVRTVDANGTVHIRLLASRNKVAPLKPTTIPRLELCGAVLATRLHAKVISSLTLKQRTRWQSASPDLQLGSLVLIKERGQPPLLWLLGRIVKLHSGRDGVSRVAEIQTRRGLITRAYNNICPLPI, from the exons atgggtgatgcaaaaataaaagaattgacAAAACTTCGCGGTAGTGTTAAGGGGAagctaacaatttttcaaaattatttaaacagctTTGATGATAGTAATCATGATGATTTAACTGAAAATCAAGTTAATGAGCTTGAGTGCCGGTTAAATAAAGTAGACAGCTTGCATGTTGAATTCGATAAATTTCAGACGGAACTCGAAATGTTATCAGAAGATCCAAGTCAACTATTTTCTGAGCGTGAGGAATTTGAccaaaagtatttttcattGGTAGCATCCGCAAGAACAATTATGAACAGGAGCAGACGTCAACTGCATCGGAGACTTTCTGTGTCCGAGACTAGTGAAGGGAGCGTAAGCAGAGATGGAGGGTTTCGAGATTTCGTTCGTTTACCTAAAATCTCCCTTCCCTTCTTCAATGgtgaaaaaatggaaaattggcTGGAGTTCAGAGATACCTACCTGTCTCTAATTCATAATTGTTCAACCATTGGtaatatcaataaatttcaCTATTTAAGAGCAGCATTAAAAGGCAGTGCCTTAACTGTAATACAAAGTCTTGAATTCACAGCAAAAAATTATGACGTTGCTTGGCAATTGCTTTCTAGTAGGTACCATAACGAACGCATTTTAGTAAATATACATGTTAACGCTTTATTAAATTTCACACAAATTCAAAAAGAGTCtggtaaaatattaagaaatttaGTCGATACCGTTAATCGAAATTTATGTGCATTAAATAGTTTAGGTCAACCCACCGATCATTGGGATACcttaataatacatttaatgAGTAGAAAGTTAGACAGTGTCACCTTTCGTCACTGGGAGGAACACCGGAATTCAATAACGACTTCACcaacattaaaacaatttttaacttttttaacaaaTCGAGCAGACTTGTTAGATACAATACAGTTGGAAGATACAAAAAGAGAAGATACatcacaattaaataatttcacacaaaacacaaaaaacacaatttacaacaaaacaaaaaacacaaaaaatgtaatttcatGTCCTATGTGTaaacaaaatcattttttatttagctGTGCGGAATTTCGAAAGTTAAGTGTTAATACACGGTTAGAAAAAGTAAAAGATTTCGCAGTCTGTAAAAATTGCTTACGGCCTGGACACAAAGACAGATTCTGTCGATTAACTCACTGCAAATATTGTAATTTGAAGCACAGTAGTCTTCTACACAAAGATACTGAACAGGAAACTGTCGTAGCTTTGTCGTCGTCTATAACAGCTAGTGACAAGCCTCTTACATTACTTTCCACAGCCTTGGTGAACGTGGTCGGCGTGGACGGCAGATTGCACACCGCACGCGCTCTTCTCGACAATGGTGCTACTGCGCACTATGTCACACAACACCTCTGTGAGAAGCTGGGTTTGGCACGAAAAAACGTAAGCTCCACTGTGACAG ACGCATCAGAGCGCGCTTACGGAACGTGTATCTACGTAAGAACGGTCGACGCAAACGGCACTGTACATATTCGCCTTCTAGCTTCTAGAAATAAAGTGGCACCTCTAAAACCTACCACAATACCCAGACTGGAGCTTTGTGGTGCGGTTTTAGCCACAAGACTTCATGCTAAAGTGATTTCATCACTGACACTTAAG CAACGTACCCGATGGCAGTCAGCGAGTCCGGATTTGCAGCTGGGCAGCTTGGTTCTTATTAAGGAAAGGGGCCAGCCGCCTCTTCTGTGGTTGCTCGGACGAATAGTCAAGTTGCACTCGGGCAGAGACGGAGTTTCGCGAGTAGCCGAGATCCAGACCAGGAGAGGCCTAATCACTCGGGCCTATAATAACATCTGCCCACTGCCTATTTGA
- the LOC128198325 gene encoding uncharacterized protein LOC128198325 isoform X5, which yields MGDAKIKELTKLRGSVKGKLTIFQNYLNSFDDSNHDDLTENQVNELECRLNKVDSLHVEFDKFQTELEMLSEDPSQLFSEREEFDQKYFSLVASARTIMNRSRRQLHRRLSVSETSEGSVSRDGGFRDFVRLPKISLPFFNGEKMENWLEFRDTYLSLIHNCSTIGNINKFHYLRAALKGSALTVIQSLEFTAKNYDVAWQLLSSRYHNERILVNIHVNALLNFTQIQKESGKILRNLVDTVNRNLCALNSLGQPTDHWDTLIIHLMSRKLDSVTFRHWEEHRNSITTSPTLKQFLTFLTNRADLLDTIQLEDTKREDTSQLNNFTQNTKNTIYNKTKNTKNVISCPMCKQNHFLFSCAEFRKLSVNTRLEKVKDFAVCKNCLRPGHKDRFCRLTHCKYCNLKHSSLLHKDTEQETVVALSSSITASDKPLTLLSTALVNVVGVDGRLHTARALLDNGATAHYVTQHLCEKLGLARKNQRTRWQSASPDLQLGSLVLIKERGQPPLLWLLGRIVKLHSGRDGVSRVAEIQTRRGLITRAYNNICPLPI from the exons atgggtgatgcaaaaataaaagaattgacAAAACTTCGCGGTAGTGTTAAGGGGAagctaacaatttttcaaaattatttaaacagctTTGATGATAGTAATCATGATGATTTAACTGAAAATCAAGTTAATGAGCTTGAGTGCCGGTTAAATAAAGTAGACAGCTTGCATGTTGAATTCGATAAATTTCAGACGGAACTCGAAATGTTATCAGAAGATCCAAGTCAACTATTTTCTGAGCGTGAGGAATTTGAccaaaagtatttttcattGGTAGCATCCGCAAGAACAATTATGAACAGGAGCAGACGTCAACTGCATCGGAGACTTTCTGTGTCCGAGACTAGTGAAGGGAGCGTAAGCAGAGATGGAGGGTTTCGAGATTTCGTTCGTTTACCTAAAATCTCCCTTCCCTTCTTCAATGgtgaaaaaatggaaaattggcTGGAGTTCAGAGATACCTACCTGTCTCTAATTCATAATTGTTCAACCATTGGtaatatcaataaatttcaCTATTTAAGAGCAGCATTAAAAGGCAGTGCCTTAACTGTAATACAAAGTCTTGAATTCACAGCAAAAAATTATGACGTTGCTTGGCAATTGCTTTCTAGTAGGTACCATAACGAACGCATTTTAGTAAATATACATGTTAACGCTTTATTAAATTTCACACAAATTCAAAAAGAGTCtggtaaaatattaagaaatttaGTCGATACCGTTAATCGAAATTTATGTGCATTAAATAGTTTAGGTCAACCCACCGATCATTGGGATACcttaataatacatttaatgAGTAGAAAGTTAGACAGTGTCACCTTTCGTCACTGGGAGGAACACCGGAATTCAATAACGACTTCACcaacattaaaacaatttttaacttttttaacaaaTCGAGCAGACTTGTTAGATACAATACAGTTGGAAGATACAAAAAGAGAAGATACatcacaattaaataatttcacacaaaacacaaaaaacacaatttacaacaaaacaaaaaacacaaaaaatgtaatttcatGTCCTATGTGTaaacaaaatcattttttatttagctGTGCGGAATTTCGAAAGTTAAGTGTTAATACACGGTTAGAAAAAGTAAAAGATTTCGCAGTCTGTAAAAATTGCTTACGGCCTGGACACAAAGACAGATTCTGTCGATTAACTCACTGCAAATATTGTAATTTGAAGCACAGTAGTCTTCTACACAAAGATACTGAACAGGAAACTGTCGTAGCTTTGTCGTCGTCTATAACAGCTAGTGACAAGCCTCTTACATTACTTTCCACAGCCTTGGTGAACGTGGTCGGCGTGGACGGCAGATTGCACACCGCACGCGCTCTTCTCGACAATGGTGCTACTGCGCACTATGTCACACAACACCTCTGTGAGAAGCTGGGTTTGGCACGAAAAAAC CAACGTACCCGATGGCAGTCAGCGAGTCCGGATTTGCAGCTGGGCAGCTTGGTTCTTATTAAGGAAAGGGGCCAGCCGCCTCTTCTGTGGTTGCTCGGACGAATAGTCAAGTTGCACTCGGGCAGAGACGGAGTTTCGCGAGTAGCCGAGATCCAGACCAGGAGAGGCCTAATCACTCGGGCCTATAATAACATCTGCCCACTGCCTATTTGA
- the LOC128198325 gene encoding uncharacterized protein LOC128198325 isoform X7, producing MGDAKIKELTKLRGSVKGKLTIFQNYLNSFDDSNHDDLTENQVNELECRLNKVDSLHVEFDKFQTELEMLSEDPSQLFSEREEFDQKYFSLVASARTIMNRSRRQLHRRLSVSETSEGSVSRDGGFRDFVRLPKISLPFFNGEKMENWLEFRDTYLSLIHNCSTIGNINKFHYLRAALKGSALTVIQSLEFTAKNYDVAWQLLSSRYHNERILVNIHVNALLNFTQIQKESGKILRNLVDTVNRNLCALNSLGQPTDHWDTLIIHLMSRKLDSVTFRHWEEHRNSITTSPTLKQFLTFLTNRADLLDTIQLEDTKREDTSQLNNFTQNTKNTIYNKTKNTKNVISCPMCKQNHFLFSCAEFRKLSVNTRLEKVKDFAVCKNCLRPGHKDRFCRLTHCKYCNLKHSSLLHKDTEQETVVALSSSITASDKPLTLLSTALVNVVGVDGRLHTARALLDNGATAHYVTQHLCEKLGLARKNVSSTVTATYPMAVSESGFAAGQLGSY from the exons atgggtgatgcaaaaataaaagaattgacAAAACTTCGCGGTAGTGTTAAGGGGAagctaacaatttttcaaaattatttaaacagctTTGATGATAGTAATCATGATGATTTAACTGAAAATCAAGTTAATGAGCTTGAGTGCCGGTTAAATAAAGTAGACAGCTTGCATGTTGAATTCGATAAATTTCAGACGGAACTCGAAATGTTATCAGAAGATCCAAGTCAACTATTTTCTGAGCGTGAGGAATTTGAccaaaagtatttttcattGGTAGCATCCGCAAGAACAATTATGAACAGGAGCAGACGTCAACTGCATCGGAGACTTTCTGTGTCCGAGACTAGTGAAGGGAGCGTAAGCAGAGATGGAGGGTTTCGAGATTTCGTTCGTTTACCTAAAATCTCCCTTCCCTTCTTCAATGgtgaaaaaatggaaaattggcTGGAGTTCAGAGATACCTACCTGTCTCTAATTCATAATTGTTCAACCATTGGtaatatcaataaatttcaCTATTTAAGAGCAGCATTAAAAGGCAGTGCCTTAACTGTAATACAAAGTCTTGAATTCACAGCAAAAAATTATGACGTTGCTTGGCAATTGCTTTCTAGTAGGTACCATAACGAACGCATTTTAGTAAATATACATGTTAACGCTTTATTAAATTTCACACAAATTCAAAAAGAGTCtggtaaaatattaagaaatttaGTCGATACCGTTAATCGAAATTTATGTGCATTAAATAGTTTAGGTCAACCCACCGATCATTGGGATACcttaataatacatttaatgAGTAGAAAGTTAGACAGTGTCACCTTTCGTCACTGGGAGGAACACCGGAATTCAATAACGACTTCACcaacattaaaacaatttttaacttttttaacaaaTCGAGCAGACTTGTTAGATACAATACAGTTGGAAGATACAAAAAGAGAAGATACatcacaattaaataatttcacacaaaacacaaaaaacacaatttacaacaaaacaaaaaacacaaaaaatgtaatttcatGTCCTATGTGTaaacaaaatcattttttatttagctGTGCGGAATTTCGAAAGTTAAGTGTTAATACACGGTTAGAAAAAGTAAAAGATTTCGCAGTCTGTAAAAATTGCTTACGGCCTGGACACAAAGACAGATTCTGTCGATTAACTCACTGCAAATATTGTAATTTGAAGCACAGTAGTCTTCTACACAAAGATACTGAACAGGAAACTGTCGTAGCTTTGTCGTCGTCTATAACAGCTAGTGACAAGCCTCTTACATTACTTTCCACAGCCTTGGTGAACGTGGTCGGCGTGGACGGCAGATTGCACACCGCACGCGCTCTTCTCGACAATGGTGCTACTGCGCACTATGTCACACAACACCTCTGTGAGAAGCTGGGTTTGGCACGAAAAAACGTAAGCTCCACTGTGACAG CAACGTACCCGATGGCAGTCAGCGAGTCCGGATTTGCAGCTGGGCAGCTTGGTTCTTATTAA
- the LOC128198325 gene encoding uncharacterized protein LOC128198325 isoform X2, with protein sequence MGDAKIKELTKLRGSVKGKLTIFQNYLNSFDDSNHDDLTENQVNELECRLNKVDSLHVEFDKFQTELEMLSEDPSQLFSEREEFDQKYFSLVASARTIMNRSRRQLHRRLSVSETSEGSVSRDGGFRDFVRLPKISLPFFNGEKMENWLEFRDTYLSLIHNCSTIGNINKFHYLRAALKGSALTVIQSLEFTAKNYDVAWQLLSSRYHNERILVNIHVNALLNFTQIQKESGKILRNLVDTVNRNLCALNSLGQPTDHWDTLIIHLMSRKLDSVTFRHWEEHRNSITTSPTLKQFLTFLTNRADLLDTIQLEDTKREDTSQLNNFTQNTKNTIYNKTKNTKNVISCPMCKQNHFLFSCAEFRKLSVNTRLEKVKDFAVCKNCLRPGHKDRFCRLTHCKYCNLKHSSLLHKDTEQETVVALSSSITASDKPLTLLSTALVNVVGVDGRLHTARALLDNGATAHYVTQHLCEKLGLARKNLADPSFHISSTIDILIGADVFWDVMCSDFIDLDASERAYGTCIYVRTVDANGTVHIRLLASRNKVAPLKPTTIPRLELCGAVLATRLHAKVISSLTLKQRTRWQSASPDLQLGSLVLIKERGQPPLLWLLGRIVKLHSGRDGVSRVAEIQTRRGLITRAYNNICPLPI encoded by the exons atgggtgatgcaaaaataaaagaattgacAAAACTTCGCGGTAGTGTTAAGGGGAagctaacaatttttcaaaattatttaaacagctTTGATGATAGTAATCATGATGATTTAACTGAAAATCAAGTTAATGAGCTTGAGTGCCGGTTAAATAAAGTAGACAGCTTGCATGTTGAATTCGATAAATTTCAGACGGAACTCGAAATGTTATCAGAAGATCCAAGTCAACTATTTTCTGAGCGTGAGGAATTTGAccaaaagtatttttcattGGTAGCATCCGCAAGAACAATTATGAACAGGAGCAGACGTCAACTGCATCGGAGACTTTCTGTGTCCGAGACTAGTGAAGGGAGCGTAAGCAGAGATGGAGGGTTTCGAGATTTCGTTCGTTTACCTAAAATCTCCCTTCCCTTCTTCAATGgtgaaaaaatggaaaattggcTGGAGTTCAGAGATACCTACCTGTCTCTAATTCATAATTGTTCAACCATTGGtaatatcaataaatttcaCTATTTAAGAGCAGCATTAAAAGGCAGTGCCTTAACTGTAATACAAAGTCTTGAATTCACAGCAAAAAATTATGACGTTGCTTGGCAATTGCTTTCTAGTAGGTACCATAACGAACGCATTTTAGTAAATATACATGTTAACGCTTTATTAAATTTCACACAAATTCAAAAAGAGTCtggtaaaatattaagaaatttaGTCGATACCGTTAATCGAAATTTATGTGCATTAAATAGTTTAGGTCAACCCACCGATCATTGGGATACcttaataatacatttaatgAGTAGAAAGTTAGACAGTGTCACCTTTCGTCACTGGGAGGAACACCGGAATTCAATAACGACTTCACcaacattaaaacaatttttaacttttttaacaaaTCGAGCAGACTTGTTAGATACAATACAGTTGGAAGATACAAAAAGAGAAGATACatcacaattaaataatttcacacaaaacacaaaaaacacaatttacaacaaaacaaaaaacacaaaaaatgtaatttcatGTCCTATGTGTaaacaaaatcattttttatttagctGTGCGGAATTTCGAAAGTTAAGTGTTAATACACGGTTAGAAAAAGTAAAAGATTTCGCAGTCTGTAAAAATTGCTTACGGCCTGGACACAAAGACAGATTCTGTCGATTAACTCACTGCAAATATTGTAATTTGAAGCACAGTAGTCTTCTACACAAAGATACTGAACAGGAAACTGTCGTAGCTTTGTCGTCGTCTATAACAGCTAGTGACAAGCCTCTTACATTACTTTCCACAGCCTTGGTGAACGTGGTCGGCGTGGACGGCAGATTGCACACCGCACGCGCTCTTCTCGACAATGGTGCTACTGCGCACTATGTCACACAACACCTCTGTGAGAAGCTGGGTTTGGCACGAAAAAAC CTAGCCGATCCATCATTCCACATTTCGTCAACCATTGACATCTTGATTGGAGCTGATGTCTTCTGGGACGTGATGTGTTCAGATTTCATCGATCTCG ACGCATCAGAGCGCGCTTACGGAACGTGTATCTACGTAAGAACGGTCGACGCAAACGGCACTGTACATATTCGCCTTCTAGCTTCTAGAAATAAAGTGGCACCTCTAAAACCTACCACAATACCCAGACTGGAGCTTTGTGGTGCGGTTTTAGCCACAAGACTTCATGCTAAAGTGATTTCATCACTGACACTTAAG CAACGTACCCGATGGCAGTCAGCGAGTCCGGATTTGCAGCTGGGCAGCTTGGTTCTTATTAAGGAAAGGGGCCAGCCGCCTCTTCTGTGGTTGCTCGGACGAATAGTCAAGTTGCACTCGGGCAGAGACGGAGTTTCGCGAGTAGCCGAGATCCAGACCAGGAGAGGCCTAATCACTCGGGCCTATAATAACATCTGCCCACTGCCTATTTGA